In a genomic window of Pontibacter liquoris:
- the apaG gene encoding Co2+/Mg2+ efflux protein ApaG: protein MDTKTTEGVKVTVTTNYLPDYSSPVQQHFVFAYKIKIENNSEFTVKLLRRHWYIHDSTGVVREVEGEGVVGQQPTLEPGESHEYVSGCNLKTGMGKMRGTYLMERLVDGKQFNATIPEFTLVVPYKLN, encoded by the coding sequence ATGGATACAAAAACAACAGAAGGTGTAAAAGTGACGGTTACCACCAACTACCTGCCGGATTATTCCAGTCCGGTGCAGCAGCACTTTGTTTTTGCCTATAAGATAAAGATAGAGAATAACAGCGAATTTACCGTGAAGCTCCTGCGCCGGCACTGGTATATCCACGATTCGACCGGCGTGGTGCGCGAAGTGGAAGGCGAAGGCGTTGTGGGGCAGCAGCCTACATTGGAGCCCGGGGAGTCGCATGAATACGTCTCGGGATGCAACCTGAAGACCGGAATGGGTAAAATGCGCGGCACGTACCTGATGGAACGCCTGGTAGACGGCAAACAGTTCAATGCCACCATTCCGGAGTTTACCCTGGTTGTGCCGTACAAGCTCAACTAA
- a CDS encoding O-methyltransferase gives MRYRLRAFKLHGVHSPFIFGLYNHVLRHDGHFGAYDRVEKLRQELLHDTRNLQVTDFGAGPKRGQKHLRKVSHIARTSAKPAKYGQLLFRLVNHFQPHIIFDLGTSLGITTAYLAEARKQAQVYTFEGCPAIGGVATENFRNLGLQHIRLIEGNLNDTLPQQLQQLSQLDFVFFDGNHRYEPTMRYFNACLGKRHENSVFVVDDIYWSAEMKRAWQEIKAHPQVCQTVDLFAVGLVFFRSTQPKEHFTLAF, from the coding sequence GTGCGTTATCGCCTGCGGGCTTTTAAGCTGCATGGCGTCCACTCCCCTTTTATTTTCGGGCTTTATAATCATGTACTTCGCCATGATGGGCATTTCGGGGCTTATGACCGCGTAGAAAAGCTTCGCCAGGAGTTGCTGCACGACACCCGCAACCTACAGGTAACTGATTTCGGAGCCGGTCCGAAGCGGGGGCAAAAGCACCTACGTAAGGTAAGCCACATCGCCCGCACCTCTGCCAAGCCCGCCAAGTATGGCCAGTTGCTGTTCCGCCTGGTAAACCATTTCCAGCCGCACATTATTTTTGACCTGGGCACTTCCCTGGGCATTACGACTGCCTACCTGGCCGAAGCCCGAAAGCAGGCACAGGTATATACGTTTGAAGGGTGCCCCGCAATTGGTGGCGTGGCAACGGAGAACTTCCGGAACCTTGGATTGCAGCATATACGCCTGATAGAAGGCAACCTGAACGATACGCTGCCACAACAACTGCAGCAATTAAGCCAGCTGGATTTTGTGTTCTTTGATGGCAACCACCGTTACGAGCCGACCATGCGCTATTTTAACGCCTGCCTGGGCAAGCGCCACGAAAACAGCGTTTTTGTGGTAGATGATATTTACTGGTCGGCGGAAATGAAGCGGGCCTGGCAGGAGATAAAAGCCCATCCACAGGTATGCCAGACCGTAGACCTGTTTGCTGTCGGGCTGGTCTTTTTCCGCAGCACGCAACCCAAAGAGCATTTTACACTGGCCTTCTGA
- a CDS encoding DUF5683 domain-containing protein: protein MNAKKGFFLSRWDKPAKAAFFSAVIPGGGQIYNKSYWKLPIVYGTAAVLGYYWIDNNNKYQDFREAVVQRATKTDKYVDSPIYGVSNTRGTQNLRYSRDFYRRNRDLTILLSIGAYGLQIAEAYVHAHMKQFDVGDNLSLRLQPDLMRVPHTNSFTPGVTLTLYTTTNTK from the coding sequence CTGAATGCTAAAAAAGGCTTTTTCCTGAGCCGCTGGGATAAGCCGGCCAAAGCTGCCTTTTTCTCTGCGGTTATACCTGGAGGCGGCCAGATCTACAACAAAAGCTACTGGAAGCTGCCCATTGTGTATGGCACTGCCGCTGTGCTGGGTTATTACTGGATCGATAATAACAACAAGTACCAGGACTTCAGAGAGGCCGTTGTTCAGCGAGCTACTAAAACCGACAAGTATGTGGATAGTCCCATCTATGGCGTAAGTAACACCAGGGGCACACAGAACCTGCGCTATAGCCGCGACTTCTACCGCCGCAACCGCGACCTAACGATCCTTTTATCCATTGGCGCTTACGGCCTGCAGATCGCCGAAGCCTACGTGCATGCCCACATGAAGCAGTTTGATGTTGGCGATAACCTGAGCCTGCGCTTGCAACCCGATTTGATGCGGGTGCCGCACACCAACAGCTTTACCCCGGGCGTTACCCTTACCCTGTATACTACTACCAACACAAAATGA
- a CDS encoding TPMT family class I SAM-dependent methyltransferase, translating into MNQDFNAAYWQERYLAEQTGWDAGTITPPLKNYFDQLPDKDLRILIPGCGRAYEAEYLHAKGFKNVFLADVAEAPLQHFASRVPDFPKAHLLLQDFFSLSGPYDLIVEQTFFCALPPELRANYAKKCAGLLAPAGKLMGLLFDTVFEKDGPPFGGNRNEYRTYFAPYFDFLHFETAYNSIAPRQGKELFILLQVKTAIADKIPHA; encoded by the coding sequence ATGAACCAAGATTTTAACGCCGCTTATTGGCAGGAACGCTACCTGGCAGAACAGACGGGCTGGGATGCCGGAACTATAACGCCGCCGCTCAAAAATTATTTTGACCAGTTGCCTGATAAGGACCTGCGCATCCTTATTCCGGGGTGTGGCCGTGCGTACGAAGCGGAGTACCTGCATGCAAAGGGTTTTAAAAATGTATTTCTGGCCGATGTTGCGGAAGCGCCGCTACAGCACTTTGCGTCCCGCGTTCCGGACTTCCCCAAAGCGCACCTGCTGCTGCAGGACTTCTTCAGTTTGTCCGGCCCGTATGATCTGATCGTGGAGCAAACCTTCTTCTGCGCCCTCCCGCCTGAACTACGAGCGAATTACGCAAAAAAGTGCGCGGGGTTGCTGGCACCCGCCGGCAAACTCATGGGGCTGCTGTTTGATACTGTTTTTGAGAAGGATGGCCCCCCATTCGGCGGCAACAGAAACGAGTACCGCACCTACTTTGCACCTTACTTCGACTTCCTGCATTTCGAGACTGCTTATAATTCCATAGCACCGCGGCAGGGCAAGGAGCTCTTCATCCTGCTGCAGGTAAAAACGGCTATTGCCGACAAGATCCCGCATGCTTAA
- the kdsA gene encoding 3-deoxy-8-phosphooctulonate synthase: MFEIPKLAYTNSGNFFLMAGPCAIEGEDMAMEIAGRLKEITDKLQIPWIFKGSYRKANRSRLDSFTGIGDEKALRILQKVSREFDVPTVTDIHETSEAAMAAEYVDVLQIPAFLCRQTDLLIAAAETGKVVNIKKGQFLSGQAMRFAVDKVMESGNNKVILTDRGNSFGYSDLVVDFRNLPEMQSHNVPVVMDVTHSLQQPNQSSGVTGGKPALIETIAKAAIAVGADGLFIETHPQPSIAKSDGANMLPLDQLEALLQKLIRIRQAVS, from the coding sequence ATGTTTGAGATACCAAAGCTGGCTTATACCAATTCGGGCAATTTCTTTCTGATGGCCGGGCCCTGTGCTATTGAAGGCGAAGACATGGCCATGGAGATTGCCGGACGTCTGAAAGAAATAACCGACAAGCTTCAGATTCCATGGATATTTAAAGGCTCGTACCGGAAAGCGAACCGCTCGCGCCTAGATTCCTTTACCGGCATCGGCGATGAAAAAGCGCTGCGTATTTTGCAGAAAGTGAGCCGCGAATTTGATGTGCCCACCGTAACCGATATTCACGAAACATCCGAAGCAGCCATGGCCGCCGAATACGTGGATGTGCTCCAGATCCCGGCTTTCCTATGTCGCCAAACCGACCTGCTGATTGCCGCCGCGGAGACAGGCAAAGTGGTGAACATCAAAAAAGGCCAGTTCCTGTCGGGACAGGCTATGCGCTTTGCCGTGGACAAGGTGATGGAGTCCGGCAACAATAAGGTTATTCTGACCGACCGGGGCAACAGCTTCGGATATTCCGACCTGGTGGTGGATTTCCGGAACCTGCCCGAGATGCAGTCGCATAACGTGCCGGTGGTGATGGACGTGACGCACTCGTTGCAGCAACCCAACCAAAGTTCCGGCGTAACCGGGGGCAAACCCGCTCTGATTGAAACCATTGCCAAAGCCGCAATAGCCGTAGGAGCCGATGGCTTGTTCATCGAAACCCACCCGCAACCAAGTATAGCCAAGTCGGATGGGGCCAACATGCTGCCGCTGGACCAACTGGAAGCCTTGCTGCAAAAGCTGATCCGCATCCGTCAGGCTGTCAGCTAA
- the ung gene encoding uracil-DNA glycosylase, whose protein sequence is MNVKIEESWQKVLQDEFEKPYFHQLVSFVKDEYTSQKVYPAGNHVFNAFLLCPFDKVKVVILGQDPYHGPKQANGLAFSVSDDVRIPPSLLNIFKEIKNDLGKDMPATGNLERWAEQGVLLLNATLTVRAGDAGSHQKKGWEEFTDAVVKKVNDLKEHVVFMLWGAYAQKKGAFIDESRHLVLRAAHPSPFAADRGFFGTHHFSKANKYLEAHGEKPINW, encoded by the coding sequence ATGAATGTAAAGATAGAAGAAAGCTGGCAAAAAGTGCTACAAGATGAATTTGAAAAGCCGTATTTCCATCAGCTTGTGTCCTTTGTTAAAGACGAATACACTTCTCAAAAAGTTTATCCGGCAGGCAATCATGTTTTCAATGCTTTTCTGCTGTGTCCGTTCGATAAGGTGAAGGTTGTGATCCTGGGGCAGGACCCTTACCATGGCCCTAAACAAGCGAACGGCCTTGCTTTTTCCGTGAGTGACGATGTACGCATTCCGCCCTCATTGCTCAATATCTTTAAGGAGATAAAAAATGACTTGGGCAAGGACATGCCGGCAACCGGCAACCTGGAGCGTTGGGCCGAGCAGGGCGTGCTGTTGCTGAACGCTACCCTGACCGTGCGGGCAGGCGATGCAGGCTCGCACCAGAAAAAAGGGTGGGAGGAGTTTACTGACGCCGTTGTGAAAAAGGTAAACGACTTGAAAGAACACGTCGTGTTTATGTTGTGGGGCGCTTATGCCCAGAAAAAAGGGGCTTTTATAGATGAAAGCAGGCACCTGGTACTGCGGGCTGCCCATCCCTCGCCGTTTGCCGCCGACCGGGGTTTTTTCGGAACGCACCACTTCAGCAAAGCCAACAAGTACTTAGAGGCGCACGGCGAAAAACCCATCAACTGGTAA
- the cphA gene encoding cyanophycin synthetase: MNILDLRVMRGPNYWSVKHPKLIVIKLGLEELTDTLTDQVPNFSSRLRQLFPGLQHHRSAAGVEGGFFKTVEEGTTFGHVVQHVALELQTMAGMECGYGRCHPAREQGTMFVVFSYQEERAGDYAAYAAVRITKALIKGEKYKLSDDISRLHEIREDEYFGPSTYAIVSEAISRGIPYIRLNRHSLIQLGYGVHQKRIQATMTCKTACFAVEIAGDKKATKDILEEAGIPVPKGTTVYSQEELKQAVSWLGFPLVVKPLDGNHGKGATINITNLKEAQRGFTEARKFSAGVMVEQFIEGYDFRLLVIQGKFVAAAKRTPAMVTGDGFSTIKQLIDRENKDPRRGIGHEKVLTKITLDKHTQNILKSQNLTSKSVLPAGHILYLKSTANISTGGTATDVTDLVDPYNILMAERIAGLIGLDICGIDVMTTDIAIPLNETRGAVLEVNAAPGFRMHISPTYGLARNVAEPVVDMMFPQGVPARIPIIAVTGTNGKTTTTRLIAHMVKHKGYQVGYTTTDGIYIQDKLLVKGDTTGSYSAEFVLKDPTVNFAVLECARGGLLRSGLGFQHCDIGIVTNVSSDHLGLRDIHTLEELAQVKAVIPKSVSADGYAILNADDDLVYAMADEVSCKVAYFSMDENNPRILKHIAKGGLAAVCENGYISVFKNSYKIRIDRVGDVPLTFGGKAKFNIENCLAAVLAGYISHFDIEDIKTALRTFLPSPSKTPGRMNLFKFPDFDVLLDYAHNVGGLRAIGDFLTAQEATKKVGIVAGVGDRRREDIIELGQLAGELFDEVIVRVDADLRGRSAEEVVELLTLGIQVSAPGKPVRLIPEEMRAIAYALEHAIPGSFIAIFTEDISEAVKMIESFKVIQDRKVLVD, encoded by the coding sequence ATGAATATCCTAGATTTGCGCGTCATGCGCGGACCAAACTATTGGTCAGTAAAGCACCCTAAGCTCATCGTGATCAAGCTCGGACTGGAAGAGCTTACTGATACGCTCACCGATCAGGTACCAAATTTTTCCAGCAGACTGCGCCAGCTATTTCCCGGGTTGCAGCACCATCGTTCGGCAGCCGGCGTAGAAGGCGGCTTTTTTAAGACCGTGGAGGAAGGCACTACCTTTGGCCATGTGGTGCAGCATGTGGCCCTGGAACTGCAAACCATGGCAGGTATGGAGTGCGGCTATGGGCGTTGCCATCCGGCCCGGGAGCAGGGCACCATGTTCGTCGTATTCTCTTACCAGGAGGAACGGGCCGGCGATTATGCCGCCTACGCCGCCGTGCGCATCACAAAGGCACTCATTAAAGGAGAGAAGTATAAGCTGAGCGATGATATTTCGCGCCTGCATGAAATCCGCGAGGATGAGTATTTCGGCCCCAGCACGTATGCTATCGTTTCCGAAGCCATTAGCAGAGGCATACCATATATTCGTCTGAACCGCCATTCGCTTATCCAGCTAGGGTATGGCGTGCACCAGAAGCGCATTCAGGCGACCATGACCTGTAAAACAGCCTGTTTTGCTGTAGAGATTGCCGGTGATAAAAAAGCTACGAAAGACATACTGGAAGAAGCCGGCATTCCGGTGCCCAAAGGAACCACCGTCTACTCGCAGGAGGAACTGAAGCAGGCAGTCAGCTGGCTGGGCTTCCCGCTTGTGGTAAAACCGCTGGATGGCAACCATGGCAAGGGTGCTACGATCAACATCACCAACCTAAAAGAGGCGCAGCGTGGTTTTACAGAAGCCCGTAAGTTTTCAGCAGGCGTCATGGTAGAGCAGTTTATAGAAGGCTACGACTTTCGGTTACTGGTTATCCAGGGCAAATTTGTAGCTGCTGCCAAGCGCACACCGGCCATGGTAACAGGCGACGGCTTTTCTACCATCAAACAGCTCATCGACCGTGAAAACAAGGATCCCCGCCGCGGCATCGGCCACGAGAAGGTACTTACAAAAATCACCCTGGATAAGCATACCCAAAACATTCTAAAAAGCCAGAATCTGACTTCAAAATCAGTGCTGCCGGCAGGCCATATACTCTACCTGAAAAGCACCGCCAACATCAGCACGGGTGGTACCGCCACCGACGTAACGGACCTGGTGGACCCCTATAATATCCTGATGGCCGAGCGCATTGCTGGCCTTATCGGGCTCGACATTTGCGGCATTGACGTGATGACAACTGATATTGCCATTCCACTGAACGAAACACGCGGAGCCGTGCTGGAGGTAAATGCTGCGCCTGGCTTCCGGATGCATATTTCGCCCACCTATGGCCTTGCCCGTAACGTGGCCGAGCCTGTCGTGGACATGATGTTCCCGCAGGGCGTACCTGCACGCATTCCCATAATTGCGGTAACAGGCACCAATGGCAAAACCACCACCACGCGCCTGATCGCCCATATGGTAAAGCATAAAGGCTATCAGGTAGGCTACACTACTACCGATGGCATCTACATCCAGGACAAGCTCCTGGTGAAAGGTGATACGACAGGTTCTTATAGTGCCGAGTTTGTGTTAAAAGATCCGACAGTGAACTTTGCGGTGCTGGAATGTGCTCGTGGTGGGCTGTTGCGCTCCGGACTCGGTTTTCAGCACTGCGATATCGGTATCGTGACCAACGTAAGCTCCGACCACCTGGGGCTGCGCGATATTCATACCCTGGAGGAACTGGCGCAGGTGAAAGCGGTGATCCCGAAAAGCGTGAGCGCGGATGGCTATGCTATACTTAACGCCGACGATGACTTGGTCTATGCCATGGCAGACGAGGTGAGCTGCAAAGTGGCCTACTTTAGTATGGACGAAAACAACCCGCGCATATTAAAGCACATTGCCAAAGGAGGGCTGGCTGCCGTGTGCGAGAATGGTTATATCTCCGTCTTCAAGAACAGCTACAAAATCCGCATCGACCGGGTGGGGGATGTGCCGCTAACGTTTGGCGGCAAAGCGAAATTCAATATTGAGAACTGCCTGGCTGCTGTGCTGGCCGGATACATCTCTCATTTTGATATCGAGGATATCAAAACAGCGCTGCGCACTTTCCTGCCATCTCCTAGCAAAACGCCGGGCCGCATGAACCTGTTCAAGTTCCCCGACTTTGATGTGCTGCTGGACTATGCTCATAATGTAGGTGGCCTGCGTGCCATCGGAGATTTCCTCACCGCCCAGGAAGCTACTAAAAAAGTAGGTATTGTGGCAGGGGTAGGAGACCGCAGACGTGAAGATATTATTGAGCTGGGCCAGCTGGCCGGCGAGTTGTTTGATGAAGTGATTGTGCGGGTAGATGCCGATCTGCGCGGCAGGTCAGCCGAAGAGGTGGTGGAACTACTTACCCTAGGCATTCAGGTCAGTGCGCCGGGCAAGCCAGTGCGCCTCATACCCGAGGAGATGCGGGCCATTGCCTATGCCCTAGAGCATGCCATACCTGGTTCTTTTATCGCCATTTTTACCGAAGACATCAGCGAAGCAGTGAAGATGATCGAAAGCTTTAAAGTGATTCAGGACAGAAAAGTACTTGTTGACTAA
- the lepB gene encoding signal peptidase I, whose translation MKVKFLGNKPETKTPKKKKSFAREWGDAILFAVIAASLIRWATFEAYTIPTPSMEKSLLVGDFLFVSKLHYGPRTPITPLQIPLTHQTIWGTNIPAYSDAIQLKPHRLPGFSEVKRFDVVVFNYPPEEQHPADLRTNYIKRAIGLPGDSLQIKDMQVYINGKAIENPAKMQYKYLLIPTTQLGQKFFQDRNINLNDIQPYEGGYVVDATPELASQMSQLDIIKEVILLKQLPGKADPAVFPQMPSKYEWNADNYGPIYIPKEGVTVAITPASLPFYQKVILDYEHNDNAKVENGKLYIDGKETNKYTFKQNYYFMMGDNRHNSEDSRFWGYVPEDHVVGKAVMIWMSVNPEGDFLHKIRWNRLFHIID comes from the coding sequence ATGAAAGTTAAATTTCTGGGTAACAAGCCTGAAACAAAAACGCCGAAAAAGAAGAAAAGCTTTGCCCGCGAATGGGGCGATGCCATTCTTTTTGCCGTTATCGCGGCCAGCCTGATCCGCTGGGCTACGTTCGAGGCCTATACGATCCCTACTCCTTCCATGGAAAAATCGCTGCTGGTAGGCGACTTTCTGTTTGTGAGCAAGCTGCATTATGGCCCCCGCACCCCTATCACGCCGCTGCAGATCCCGCTCACGCACCAAACCATCTGGGGTACCAACATTCCGGCTTACTCCGATGCCATCCAGCTGAAGCCGCACCGCTTACCAGGCTTTTCGGAGGTAAAACGCTTCGATGTAGTAGTATTTAACTACCCGCCAGAAGAACAGCACCCTGCCGACCTGCGCACCAACTATATCAAACGCGCCATCGGCCTGCCAGGCGATTCGCTGCAGATTAAGGACATGCAGGTATACATCAACGGCAAAGCGATCGAAAACCCAGCCAAGATGCAGTATAAGTATCTGCTGATACCGACCACCCAGCTGGGGCAAAAGTTCTTCCAGGACCGCAACATCAACCTGAACGATATTCAACCTTATGAAGGCGGCTATGTGGTAGATGCCACGCCGGAGCTTGCCAGCCAGATGAGCCAGCTCGACATCATTAAAGAGGTGATCTTACTCAAGCAATTGCCAGGCAAAGCTGATCCGGCGGTTTTCCCGCAAATGCCTAGCAAGTATGAGTGGAATGCCGACAACTATGGCCCCATTTATATACCAAAGGAAGGCGTTACGGTTGCTATCACACCAGCTTCGCTGCCTTTTTACCAGAAGGTGATACTAGACTACGAGCACAACGACAATGCGAAAGTGGAAAATGGCAAGCTGTACATCGACGGCAAGGAAACTAATAAGTATACGTTTAAGCAGAACTACTACTTTATGATGGGCGACAATCGCCACAACTCCGAGGACTCGCGCTTCTGGGGCTATGTGCCCGAAGACCATGTGGTTGGTAAAGCCGTGATGATCTGGATGTCGGTGAACCCGGAAGGTGACTTCCTGCACAAGATCCGCTGGAACAGGCTGTTCCATATCATCGACTAA
- a CDS encoding DUF695 domain-containing protein: MSANDYSPAWEVYFCHIEEQPAFVSTDLGLAEMAPIASKPNLMEVAVALRTADESGFPEAAEWGMLEKIEDAVVQLLEEQLEALFVGKTLHSGKRGLYFYGEQTLALDNCVEEIKKKFPDYLIVSQATEDADWEVYFNYLYPDEESMQRIQNTRVLQELEEQGDQAYVPRPITHYLYFQTTAERQTAGKSLEEQGYTLDAVVEEPEEEVYTYKLVVTRPDKADEETINEVTSALLRLARHHNGEYDGWEAPVITDNA, encoded by the coding sequence ATGAGCGCCAACGATTATAGCCCTGCCTGGGAAGTATACTTTTGCCATATAGAAGAGCAGCCCGCCTTTGTGAGTACAGACCTGGGCCTTGCCGAGATGGCGCCCATTGCCTCGAAGCCGAACTTGATGGAAGTAGCCGTAGCCCTGCGCACGGCCGATGAGAGCGGGTTCCCTGAGGCAGCTGAATGGGGCATGCTCGAAAAGATTGAGGATGCCGTGGTGCAGCTGCTGGAGGAGCAGCTCGAAGCACTGTTTGTAGGAAAGACGCTGCACAGCGGCAAGCGTGGCTTATACTTCTACGGCGAGCAGACGCTGGCCCTGGATAACTGCGTAGAGGAGATCAAGAAGAAATTCCCGGATTACCTCATCGTGTCGCAGGCCACCGAAGATGCCGATTGGGAAGTATACTTCAATTACCTCTACCCCGATGAGGAAAGTATGCAGCGCATCCAGAATACACGCGTGCTGCAAGAACTGGAGGAGCAGGGCGATCAAGCGTATGTGCCGCGCCCCATCACGCATTATTTATACTTTCAGACAACCGCTGAACGGCAAACCGCAGGAAAGTCGTTGGAAGAACAGGGGTATACGTTGGATGCCGTGGTAGAGGAGCCGGAAGAGGAGGTTTATACCTACAAACTGGTGGTTACCCGGCCTGATAAAGCCGACGAAGAGACGATCAACGAAGTAACCAGTGCGCTGCTGCGCCTGGCCCGCCACCACAATGGCGAATACGATGGTTGGGAAGCACCTGTGATTACAGACAACGCCTGA
- the dapB gene encoding 4-hydroxy-tetrahydrodipicolinate reductase, with translation MRILLIGYGKMGKTIEQMALAKGHQIAGTIDHTTTNELQRYTADNVDVAIEFTHPDAAFANISYCITHQIPVVVGSTGWLNKYDEAVALCEKQKGAFFYASNYSVGVNLFFHFNEYIASKMQAYPAYHVAVKEIHHLQKVDKPSGTGITAAEGILASYKNLSGWVGDNPTEKGKLNITSERAPDVVGTHVVTYSSEVDTIELSHVAHSRAGFAEGALMAAEWLQGRQGVYGMKDMLNL, from the coding sequence ATGAGAATTTTACTGATTGGTTATGGCAAGATGGGCAAAACCATCGAGCAAATGGCCCTAGCAAAAGGCCACCAGATTGCCGGCACCATAGATCATACTACCACCAACGAGCTGCAGCGCTATACGGCGGATAATGTGGATGTCGCCATAGAATTTACGCATCCCGACGCAGCCTTTGCCAATATCTCCTATTGCATTACCCACCAAATACCGGTTGTAGTCGGCTCTACGGGATGGCTGAACAAGTATGACGAAGCCGTAGCGCTTTGCGAAAAACAAAAAGGCGCTTTCTTTTATGCCTCCAATTACAGCGTAGGCGTTAATCTGTTTTTTCATTTCAACGAATACATTGCCAGCAAAATGCAGGCGTATCCGGCCTATCATGTGGCTGTAAAAGAGATACACCATTTGCAGAAGGTAGATAAACCCAGCGGCACAGGCATTACGGCGGCCGAAGGCATATTGGCCAGCTACAAGAATTTAAGCGGCTGGGTAGGTGATAATCCAACAGAAAAAGGTAAATTAAACATCACTTCGGAGCGTGCGCCGGATGTAGTGGGCACCCATGTGGTTACCTACAGCTCGGAGGTAGATACCATTGAACTGAGCCATGTAGCCCACAGCCGAGCCGGCTTTGCCGAGGGCGCGCTGATGGCTGCCGAGTGGCTGCAGGGGCGCCAGGGCGTTTACGGCATGAAGGACATGCTGAATCTATAA
- a CDS encoding alpha/beta hydrolase → MKKILVLLCLSFFTIAAFGQKAKKAEKSKPFILGEIHELHSKVLGEKRILNIYLPEGYNPADSVKYPVIYLLDGSANEDFIHIVGLVQYNSFEWINIVPKSIVVGIATVDRRRDFTYPTTIEADRKQYPTTGHSDAFISFIGTELQPFIEKKFKTTSSKTLIGQSLGGLLATEILFQNPTLFNKYIIVSPSLWWDNGSLLNKNPEILNASFKQLTDIYISVGKEGLTTTAIPRVMEVDANVLADKIQATKSKTVRVLFDYLPQEDHATIMHQAVSNAFRQFKALKE, encoded by the coding sequence ATGAAAAAAATACTGGTCTTATTATGTCTTAGCTTTTTCACGATAGCCGCTTTTGGGCAAAAAGCTAAGAAAGCAGAAAAAAGCAAGCCTTTTATACTTGGCGAAATTCACGAGCTTCATTCAAAAGTATTAGGCGAGAAGCGGATCTTAAACATCTACCTGCCAGAAGGGTATAACCCGGCAGACAGCGTAAAATACCCGGTGATCTATTTATTGGACGGCTCAGCTAACGAAGATTTTATTCACATAGTCGGGCTGGTGCAATACAACAGTTTTGAATGGATCAACATCGTACCTAAATCTATTGTAGTTGGCATTGCCACAGTGGATAGAAGAAGAGACTTTACTTATCCAACTACGATCGAAGCAGACCGGAAACAGTATCCGACCACCGGGCATTCGGATGCTTTTATTTCCTTTATAGGAACAGAGCTACAGCCCTTTATAGAGAAAAAGTTTAAAACGACATCTTCTAAAACCCTGATCGGGCAGTCGCTGGGCGGGCTGTTGGCCACGGAGATCCTGTTTCAAAATCCTACTCTTTTCAATAAGTATATTATCGTAAGCCCGAGTTTATGGTGGGATAATGGCTCGCTATTAAACAAGAACCCCGAGATACTGAATGCATCCTTTAAGCAATTAACGGATATTTACATCAGTGTCGGCAAGGAAGGGCTTACAACAACGGCTATCCCAAGGGTGATGGAAGTAGATGCAAACGTATTGGCAGACAAAATTCAGGCTACAAAGAGTAAAACCGTGCGGGTGCTATTTGACTACTTGCCGCAGGAAGATCATGCTACCATCATGCACCAGGCCGTCTCCAATGCTTTCAGACAATTTAAAGCTTTAAAAGAATAA